ACTTCAAATCTCACACCATTCTCAGCTAACGTTTCACACTCTTCGCCACCACGGCCAAAGATAAATGAGTCTCCCCCTTTCAGGCGTACCACATGCTTACACTCTTGTGCTTTGGCGACTAATAGTTGGTTGATCTGATCTTGCGGCACACAGTGATGATCGAGCTTTTTGCCCACATACAGCATTTCAGCATCGGAATTAGCCATTGCCAAGATATCTTTTGATACCAAGCGGTCATAAACGACCACATCGGCCTGTTGAATAACTCGTGCCGCTTTTAGCGTAAGTAAGTCAGGATCACCCGGACCTGCCCCTACTAATGAAACCAATCCTTTGGTGACTTGTTTAACTATCGATGACGATACTTCTGACATTCTGCGCTCCGAAAGCTTACTTGTTTTATCTCAAGCGTAAACCTACACGATAAGTCACTGTATTCACGATGACTTATCCAAATCCCTATGCCTTAGACTATCAGGTGTTGACATAAATATTCAGGCTAAATACCAACGAAGATAGAAGTAATTATAACAAAACAATCTATATCGGGTATTTTGCTCAACCAAATTCAACGCGTTGATGATCTTTTGGGATATTCAAACTAAAAAGCCCCAAACACTGTGTTGGAGCTCTTCATCTCACACTCAATGGCGCTTTAAATCACTTGGCTACTTAGCTACTTAGCTACTTAGCTACTTAGCTAGTTAGCGATGGTGCCGTTTTTGCGTGAGTTAGGTATAAAGGAACCGTGGTTAACAGTAAACCACCAACGATATTACCCAAGATTGTTGGGATAAGGTTGAAGTTCAACCATGTCGCGATACCAAAATCAGCGCCGAGCATCATACCCAGTGGGAATAGGAACATGTTGACTACGGTATGCTCAAAGACCAATGCGAAGAAGATAAAGATTGGGAACCACATCATTGCTACGCGGCCAGACACAGTGCGAGCGGTCATGTTACCAATCACGCCTAGACATACCATCAGGTTACAGAAAATGGCACGTACGAAACAGGTGATCCATCCATCCATCCCCATATTTTCAAAACCTAAGCTACGACCAGTAGAAACAGCGATGAACTTTTGCGCAACGGCGTTGGGTTCTAAAGAGAAGTTGCCCGTTAGAGATAAAGCCACAAGGAAAGCAACAATCAGAGAACCGATCAGATTACCAAGACCCACAAGCCCCCAACAACGCAAAACTCGCCCCCAAGTCACACCAGGACGGTTATCAAATTTCGCTAAAGGTGCTAAGCCAAATACACCCGTGACCAAATCGTAACCCATTACACTTAAAATCACGAAACCCACAGGGAACACAAGTGCGCCCACGATGCCAATCCCGGTTTGCACGATAGTTGTGATAGCGACAACCACCGCCAGAGATAAAATGATACCCGCCATCGTGCTTCGAATCAGAAGATCACGAGCACTTGTTTTTATTTTTGCTTCACCCACATCGATCATCGTTTGAACGAATTCAGCGGGTTTGAAATCAGGAGACATAAGGTTGTCCTTAAAAAGTTTAAATTAAAAGTGAAAATTGGATAGGAAAAGGCTCTAACTGCCGAGTTAAGGCAATATCGACAGCTAGAACCCTTGAACTATCAAATCTTGCTGACGAATTATGCTGAGATTTCAACCGCGCCTTTGGTCACACGAGCTTTATACGCTTTCACGTTGAAGTTCTCGTCTTCCATACAGACACCCGTTGCTAGGTTAAAGCGTTGCTTTTTAAGTGGGCTTGCCACCCAAAGCGCTTCTTTGTGCTCAACAATCAAACCGCGCGATAACACGTTAGATTGGAAGTATGGGTCTGTGTTGCTAATCGCGAATACTTCTTCAGCCTTAGTTGGGCGGAAGATAGCCACTTGCTCACCAGCAACCAATGCACAAACACCTGTACCAGGGATAATGTCGTCGATCTTACAAACTTTGATAAATGCCATGATGTCGTCTCCCAATTAAACCAGTTCAACGTGAATGATGTCGCCCTGATGCTTTGAAGTAATGGCTTCAGGGTGTTTCTCGGTGAATGTCGCTGGACGGTGTTGTTCACGACCATCTTCAACAAACACAACGTTATCATCACGGTCATCAGCATTGATGAAGTGTGCAAAGCGCTTAAGTTGAGCTTCATCGTTGATGGTTTCTGTCCATTCACAAGCGAAGTTATCAACTAGGCCAGCAATGTCAGTTTCAAGTTGGTCATTGATACCAAGCTTGTTGTCAACAATCACTTCACGTAGGTAATCAACCCCACCTTCTAGGTTGTCCATCCATACCGAAGTGCGTTGGAGTGGCGCAGCCGTGCGGATGTAGAACATCATGAAACGGTCGATGTACTTGATCAGCGTTTCTTGGTCGAGGTCGCTTGCCAGTAAGTCTGCATGACGAGGCTTCATACCACCGTTACCACACACATACATGTTCCAACCTGCGTCAGTCGCGATGAGACCTAAATCTTTACCTTGCGCTTCCGCACACTCACGAGTACAGCCAGACACACCAAACTTCATCTTATGAGGAGTACGGATGCCTTTGTAACGGTTCTCGATCATCACGCCTAGGCCAACTGAATCTTGAACGCCGTAACGACACCAAGTTGAACCTACACATGTCTTCGCCATACGAAGTGCTTTTGCGTAAGCTTGACCCGTTTCGTAGCCTGCAGCGATTAACTTCTTCCAGATAGCGGGTAAGTCATCTTTTTGAGCACCGAATAGACCGATACGTTGTGCGCCAGTGATCTTGGTGTACAAGTTGTATTCAGCTGCAACATCCGCAAGAACGCTTAGCGCTTGAGGTGTGACTTCACCACCCGCCATACGAGGGATAACAGAGTAAGTACCGTCTTTTTGCATGTTACCGAGGAAGTTATCGTTGGTATCGTGCAGCTTCACTAGCTCAGGCTTAAGGATGTGCTCGCCCCAGCAAGAAGCAAGGATAGAACCTGCTAGAGGCTTACAGACTTCACAGCCGTAGCCTTTACCGTATTTCTCTAGTAGCTCATCGAATGTTTTGATTTCTTCGATGCGAATTAGGTGGAAAAGCTCTTGGCGAGAGTAAGCAAAGTGCTCACACACATCGTTCTTAACTTCTACGCCTGCTTTAGCCAATTCAGCGTTCAGTACTGAAGTCACTAGTGGAATACAACCACCACAACCTGTACCAGCGCCCGTTACTGCTTTGATATCACCAATGGTGTGGTGACCTTCAGCAACGGCTTGAGCGATCTTGCCTTTCGTTACATCGAAACAAGAACAGATAACAGCAGACTCAGGAAGCGAGTCCGCACCCAGTGTTGGCTTTTCAGCCCCAGCGTGAGCAGGGAGAATCAACGCATCTGGGTGTTCTGGAAGGTCGATTTCATTCAGCATAAGCTGTAGAAGATCGCCGTAGTCAGACGTGTCACCAACCATTACTGCACCAAGCAGCTTCTTGTTGTCTTCAGAAACGATGATACGCTTGTAAACTTCTTGCTCTTCGTTTTGGTAAACGTAGCTCTTACAACCAGGAGTACGACCGTTTGCATCACCGATAGAACCTACTTTCACGCCTAGAAGCTTAAGCTTCGCAGACATGTCAGCCCCTTCAAATGAGCTTTGGTTGCCAACAATGTGGTCAACTGCGACTGTCGCCATTTTGTAACCAGGAGCCACTAGGCCGTAGAACGTTTGGTTCCAAGAGGCACACTCACCGATTGCGTAGATGTCTTCATCAGTGGTTTGACAGTGGTCGTTAATCTCAATACCGCCACGAGGCGCAATACCCAGCCCCATTTGACGAGCAAGTTTGTCTTGAGGGCGTATACCCGCTGAGAATACGATGAAATCAGTTTCTAGCTCAGTGCCGTCTGCAAAGCGCATCACGTTACGAGCTTCAGTGCCTTCAGCGGCAATCTCAAGCGTGTTCTTACTGGTATGTACGTTTACGCCCATACGTTCGATCTTTTGACGAAGCTGATTACCACCAGCAAGATCAAGCTGCTCTGCCATCAACTTTGGAGCAAACTCAACAACATGAGTGGTTACGCCAAGCGCTTTTAGTGCACCTGCAGCTTCAAGGCCAAGCAGCCCCCCACCAACCACCACACCAGACTTTGAATTCTTCGCGGTTGCTTCAATCGCTTTCAGATCTTCGATTGTGCGATAAACGAAACAGTCTTTACCTTCGTTGCCTTTAATTGGCGGTACGAATGGAAAAGAACCAGTAGCAAGGATAAGTTTGTCGTATTGAATTTCACGACCAGTGCTTGAGTAAACGGTTTTCTTTTCACGGTTAACGTTGATAGCACGTTCGCCGATCAGTATGTTGATGCCGTGTTTCTCGTAGAAGCCTTCTTTTACTAAAGAAAGTTCGTCTGCCGTGTGGTGTGAAAAGTAAGAAGAAAGGTGCACACGGTCATACGCTACACGAGGTTCTTCACAGAACACCGTGATGTCCATGTTGGCAACATCTGTTTTCTCAACCAAATCTTCGATATAGCGATGGCCAACCATCCCGTTACCGACTACGACTAGCTTCATCTTGCTCATAAGAATTCCTGAAGGTGATATATTTCTTAACTGAGCGGATAATGAATTATGAAATAAAATGAAAATATGATGTAAATCAATGACGAAATTGAACTACCCTAAAGAGGTAGAAGAAAAGAGGAGGAATTGATTCATTTTAAAGCAAAACAGAAATAAACCTTGCCTTTAGTAGGGTTAAGAAGCGTTGCGCACACACGCCTGTTTAACTATTTACAAGAGATCGATGTTACGCCGATTCAACAAACTTGTGAGAAATGACACTAACTTTCATTTTTACCAGGCTAAATGTAATAACAAATGAAAGTATTACGAAACGATGATGGACTGTGTATAAATATGAAGATATTAGCCATAAGAGATTCAACGTGATAGAGAGCCAAACAGGCCTTTTTACTCGTTTCGATTAAGCCAATCGTATTGAGGCAGAGCAGCAAATAACACATCGAATTGATCAAGTGAGGGTGGCATGGCGAGACGACAATCAAACCGATCGCAAACAGAGTAAGCAACGAGGGAAACGAGAATGATAGATAGCAAAAAGGCCAGCATTTCTGCTGGCCTTTCAACTTAAATAGTGGAGGCGCCTCCCGGAGTCGAACCGAGGTCCACGGATTTGCAATCCGCTGCATAGCCACTCTGCCAAGGCGCCTTCAATAGTGTTTAAAGAGAACAACTCTCTTGATTACGACCAAACAAGGTAACAATCAAATAGATGGTGCCCCGGGCCGGACTTGAACCGGCACAGCGCGAACGCCGAGGGATTTTAAATCCCTTGTGTCTACCAATTCCACCACCAGGGCACGCAATTCTTTATTGCGATGCCGATTACTGAAAAGTAAAACACCATCTTAATGCTGATGGCAATCAACATTACAAAATTTGGAGCGATACATCGGGTTCGAACCGATGACCTCAACCTTGGCAAGGTTGCGCTCTACCAACTGAGCTAGTATCGCATTTTCATTCTTATAACCTCTTAATTTATCAAACTAAGAGAAAGAATGGAGGCGCCTCCCGGAGTCGAACCGAGGTCCACGGATTTGCAATCCGCTGCATAGCCACTCTGCCAAGGCGCCTTTAGTTGTGATTTAAGAGAACAACTCTTTGTTCATCACTCTACTCGAAAGCAGAAGCAAGATAGATGGTGCCCCGGGCCGGACTTGAACCGGCACAGCGCGAACGCCGAGGGATTTTAAATCCCTTGTGTCTACCAATTCCACCACCAGGGCAACGCAATCTTGCGAGGCCGATTACTGAAAAGTAAAAACACCATCTCTCAGCGACCTAAGCCGTGAGAACGAGGTGTACTTTAACGGAAGGAAAAAATTCGTCAACAATAAATTTTATCTTTCAATTCAAGTGATTAATTATCGAACTCAAAAGATTAAATTTAGTGCAGCTTGTACGCTTCTTATACTTATATTTTGAATGTTAAAGGCTGACATTGAGCAAAAATCATTTTTTTATAGTGCGCTCAATGTTTAAACTTCGCGCATACCGCTAATTTCTTTCGCAAATACATAAGATTATTCAACGTTACCACTTCTTCATGAAGCGCCCCACTAAGCTCGGGTGATAGGACCAGCAATGATCGAACATCTTCATCAGTTGAGGGTTGCCATATTTAGACAGACACACCGCATGAAATCGATTCTTGTGTTCTTTTAATTTTTCGACTTGAGCATTCATTTCATCCGACTGCTTTGGTGCAATAAAGTCAGAAAGCACGATCAAGTCTGCATTCTTGTATTTGCCACCGGTCATCAACTCAATCGACTTAATCAGAACAGGCTCTAAATCCGTACCACCGTGAAAGGAATAGCTTAGGAAATCACTCGCTTCGCGTAAGCCATCTTGGCGAGTTAATTCATAAGTAATATGTTCAGATGAGAATAGAATGACGTAACAATCTCTCTCTTCCGCGAGTGCGATCTGCATCAACGCATAAGCCATCGCTTTGGCAGACTGTTCAGGGAAGCCACTCATGGAACCAGAGGCATCGACACAAACGATAAATGGCCCTTTCTCGATATCGACATTTTTACTGTCGGGTTTTTGCGTTTTTACTTTCCGCAATGTGCGAGATTTTCCTTTCGAACGATAGCTTAATAAACGCTTATCGGCTAAATGCTTATAAAAGATAACCTCCAGTTCAGGATAGGCTAAAAACATGGTTTCGTTTGGAAGCATCTTGTTGAGGTCATCACTTTCATGGATCCCTACAATATCATCGACCGCCTCATCGCTTTTCTCTTCAATCATCTGTAATTCTTCTACAGGTGCTTTATGCAACGAAGGATCATCTTCTAGACCCGCCATACGACCCAACTTTTCGGCAATCTCTTGTAGGCCTTTATGTTTATTTAAAAACTCAGCATGACGCTTCATGATGGTGAGATCTGTTTTACTTAATTTGGCCGATGCCATATCCCACAAACGTCCGATACTGCCTTCATCACCCGATTGGGTGACTTTGTCCATGTTTTTCATGGTTTCCATGCGCTGGTATAAGTCGGCCAGTAACTTCTCTTTGCTTGTTTCAAGCTCGGTGACTTGAGCTTGTTTAATCGCTTCAGATATCGATTGATACCATTGATCACAAAAATAATGAGGGAACATAGAATTATAAACTCCCTTATTATGTTCCATCAGACGCTTTGCTTGCATATAGAATGCAGAGTGCCACTCAAGTTTTTCGATAACACCCTCTATCTCTTCAAAGAATTGAGACTCATTCCAATAGATCACTTCCTGATAAAGCGCAATTTCCTCTTGGAACCTGTCAGCCTCACATACTTTAGTTACACGGCTTTTCACTTTCCCACGCCATTTAACTAAGTGATTTTTTACCGACGCTTTCACACCGTTGCTCTCAGTGGCCATCATGACTTGAGAACGTGCAATGAGGTCATTCATCGCCGTTTCAATGATTCCTGATTCAGCGACCATTAGCGCAAGGTTTAAGCCGTCAGCTCCTAACATACTCGTCTCCTACCTTACTCGAAGTACCGGCTCATAAACTTAATACGTTGAGCGATCTTATTGCTCTTCTCTTTTGTCATTTCCAGATCTTGTGTTACCGCTTGCAAGCTGGCTTCCATCGCTTTTGGCAAAGCAGGATCAATATAATGATGAGGCAGTGCATCGTGGAAATCTATGCGTACTCTTTTTAAATTGAATTCGGCTTCCGACAGTTGCTCTAACACCCTTTCTGCCCCACTCAACCAATTATTATACAACTCTTGGTTTAAACCAGCGGTGGTCACTACGCTCACCAATACAGAGCGATTCGCAATATCTTTAATGACTAATTGGTTCGATGCATTCAAGCCGAGTTTTAAGCGACATAGATTTTTATTTTCGTTCACGTAACCATAAATATCGCCATGACCGTCTTTAAGAACTCGGTCAAAATCGTCTTTGGCTACATAAGCCCAACGACTGTCCCCTTTTTCTGATTCAGAAACCGATAAATTACTTTGTAACATGACCAATTTGACCAAATTATACGCATTGCCCACGTTATACATTTTTACGTTCTTGATATCATTTTGATAGATGTCTTTACGTCGAAGACCACTGGTCGACTCCATTGACAGAGACACAGACAGCGTAGATTCAACATCATCTTGGATCTGTTCTAACTCTTCGCGTGACATTTCTATTTGCGCTTTTGATTCTTGTTGATCAAACGCTCGGTTCAATGCAAAGTCTTTTACCACACCATGAACCACATCACGTGATCCAGGGTTATGCCATAAACAGTCCTGAAGCAACAGAATGTCTAATGGGTTTACGCAGTCTCGACCACTAAAAAAAGCACTCGCTTTCAATAACTTAACGGATTTCTTCCAACGTCTATCCGACACGTACAACTCTGATTCTGACGATAAACCTTGCTTCTTAACTGCTTCCTCCAACATGCTTTTTAGTTCGAACAGCTTATCGAATGCGTTGTCGGTAAGCTCTAGCTTATCAAGCGCTTGCTGCCATTGATGGTATTCCATGTCGGTAATCGCTAAACCTTTGGGAATGACCGCTTCTTGAGAAGTTCCGGTGGTCAACATTGACTTAAAGTTCTGCTTATTTTGAATTCGGTTTACAAACACACGAACCAACATTCGATCATATAAAGCTTCTAAACCACTGTCTTCATCCGGCAGTTCATTCGATGCTGTGACCAACAAGCGCATAGGCACACGTTCAATTTCACTGCCATTTTTGAATGTTTTTTCATTGACCACAGTAAGCAGCGTATTTAGGATCGCAGGACCGGCTTTCCAGATTTCATCAAGAAATACAACTTGTGCTGTTGGCAAATACCCCTCAGTTAGCCTTACATAGCGACCATTATCTTTTAATTCTTGGATACTTAGCGGACCAAATACTTCCTCTGGCGTAGAGAAACGCGTCATCAAATATTCAAAGTAACTACTGTTATCAAAAGCCTGAATTAAACGCTTAGCGATAAGACTTTTTGCAATACCCGGAGGACCGAGTAGAAATACGCTTTCACCCGCTAAAGCAGCCAGTAAACAAAGCTTAATCGTATCTTCTCGTTCATAGACTCCATCAGAGAGTGCCTGTGCGAGTTTATTAATTCTTTCAGAGAGTAGCGCCTTATCAGCATGTGAGGAAATAGAAGGGGTCATGCGTTACTCCGAAAATCTTTAGACAGTTGAGTGTGTAAATATATTTCATACATTTATGGGTGCCTCATTACAAGGTCGTTACATTATTGTTTTACATTGGTATAGGAAGGTAATGTTCGTCTTCTTTGTGTCATCATAAATTCCAAGTCAAAAGCGGACTTTAAAAAATTATAACTAAACCCATCGCTATACCTAAATTTTCTTTTGTTTTCGACATCATAGACGTTAAGGTGGTGCATGTCTTCCGTAATCCTGACAAATTAACAAGGAATGTGGCCAAACTGCATGAGTAAAATTATCCATCAATGGAAAAGCATTTCTCTTATCGAAGAGAGCGTAACGTTACCGACAAACATCACCGTAAAACATACCAAAATACAACACCCAGGCGCTGCTGTTATTCTTCCCATCACTTCGTCGGGAAATATAATCCTCATTAACCAGTTTCGACCTTCTCTTAAAAAATGGCTTTTAGAGTTACCCGCGGGCACAATAGAAGTTGGCGAGACACCGCTTCAATGTGCTGAGAGAGAACTTGAAGAAGAGACCGGTTACAGTGCAGCGTCTTTTCATAGTTTAGGGCAAGTTACGCCTTTAGCCGGCTTCTGTGATGAAATTCAGCATCTGTTCATCGCTCGAAA
The DNA window shown above is from Vibrio artabrorum and carries:
- the viaA gene encoding ATPase RavA stimulator ViaA, coding for MLGADGLNLALMVAESGIIETAMNDLIARSQVMMATESNGVKASVKNHLVKWRGKVKSRVTKVCEADRFQEEIALYQEVIYWNESQFFEEIEGVIEKLEWHSAFYMQAKRLMEHNKGVYNSMFPHYFCDQWYQSISEAIKQAQVTELETSKEKLLADLYQRMETMKNMDKVTQSGDEGSIGRLWDMASAKLSKTDLTIMKRHAEFLNKHKGLQEIAEKLGRMAGLEDDPSLHKAPVEELQMIEEKSDEAVDDIVGIHESDDLNKMLPNETMFLAYPELEVIFYKHLADKRLLSYRSKGKSRTLRKVKTQKPDSKNVDIEKGPFIVCVDASGSMSGFPEQSAKAMAYALMQIALAEERDCYVILFSSEHITYELTRQDGLREASDFLSYSFHGGTDLEPVLIKSIELMTGGKYKNADLIVLSDFIAPKQSDEMNAQVEKLKEHKNRFHAVCLSKYGNPQLMKMFDHCWSYHPSLVGRFMKKW
- the nirD gene encoding nitrite reductase small subunit NirD: MAFIKVCKIDDIIPGTGVCALVAGEQVAIFRPTKAEEVFAISNTDPYFQSNVLSRGLIVEHKEALWVASPLKKQRFNLATGVCMEDENFNVKAYKARVTKGAVEISA
- a CDS encoding NUDIX hydrolase, with product MSKIIHQWKSISLIEESVTLPTNITVKHTKIQHPGAAVILPITSSGNIILINQFRPSLKKWLLELPAGTIEVGETPLQCAERELEEETGYSAASFHSLGQVTPLAGFCDEIQHLFIARNLSLTTRFECDEDEVIEVIELSLEALHDKIRHDQITDTKTIACLSKAQLRGYL
- a CDS encoding formate/nitrite transporter family protein: MSPDFKPAEFVQTMIDVGEAKIKTSARDLLIRSTMAGIILSLAVVVAITTIVQTGIGIVGALVFPVGFVILSVMGYDLVTGVFGLAPLAKFDNRPGVTWGRVLRCWGLVGLGNLIGSLIVAFLVALSLTGNFSLEPNAVAQKFIAVSTGRSLGFENMGMDGWITCFVRAIFCNLMVCLGVIGNMTARTVSGRVAMMWFPIFIFFALVFEHTVVNMFLFPLGMMLGADFGIATWLNFNLIPTILGNIVGGLLLTTVPLYLTHAKTAPSLTS
- the nirB gene encoding nitrite reductase large subunit NirB, yielding MSKMKLVVVGNGMVGHRYIEDLVEKTDVANMDITVFCEEPRVAYDRVHLSSYFSHHTADELSLVKEGFYEKHGINILIGERAINVNREKKTVYSSTGREIQYDKLILATGSFPFVPPIKGNEGKDCFVYRTIEDLKAIEATAKNSKSGVVVGGGLLGLEAAGALKALGVTTHVVEFAPKLMAEQLDLAGGNQLRQKIERMGVNVHTSKNTLEIAAEGTEARNVMRFADGTELETDFIVFSAGIRPQDKLARQMGLGIAPRGGIEINDHCQTTDEDIYAIGECASWNQTFYGLVAPGYKMATVAVDHIVGNQSSFEGADMSAKLKLLGVKVGSIGDANGRTPGCKSYVYQNEEQEVYKRIIVSEDNKKLLGAVMVGDTSDYGDLLQLMLNEIDLPEHPDALILPAHAGAEKPTLGADSLPESAVICSCFDVTKGKIAQAVAEGHHTIGDIKAVTGAGTGCGGCIPLVTSVLNAELAKAGVEVKNDVCEHFAYSRQELFHLIRIEEIKTFDELLEKYGKGYGCEVCKPLAGSILASCWGEHILKPELVKLHDTNDNFLGNMQKDGTYSVIPRMAGGEVTPQALSVLADVAAEYNLYTKITGAQRIGLFGAQKDDLPAIWKKLIAAGYETGQAYAKALRMAKTCVGSTWCRYGVQDSVGLGVMIENRYKGIRTPHKMKFGVSGCTRECAEAQGKDLGLIATDAGWNMYVCGNGGMKPRHADLLASDLDQETLIKYIDRFMMFYIRTAAPLQRTSVWMDNLEGGVDYLREVIVDNKLGINDQLETDIAGLVDNFACEWTETINDEAQLKRFAHFINADDRDDNVVFVEDGREQHRPATFTEKHPEAITSKHQGDIIHVELV
- a CDS encoding ATPase RavA domain-containing protein, whose translation is MTPSISSHADKALLSERINKLAQALSDGVYEREDTIKLCLLAALAGESVFLLGPPGIAKSLIAKRLIQAFDNSSYFEYLMTRFSTPEEVFGPLSIQELKDNGRYVRLTEGYLPTAQVVFLDEIWKAGPAILNTLLTVVNEKTFKNGSEIERVPMRLLVTASNELPDEDSGLEALYDRMLVRVFVNRIQNKQNFKSMLTTGTSQEAVIPKGLAITDMEYHQWQQALDKLELTDNAFDKLFELKSMLEEAVKKQGLSSESELYVSDRRWKKSVKLLKASAFFSGRDCVNPLDILLLQDCLWHNPGSRDVVHGVVKDFALNRAFDQQESKAQIEMSREELEQIQDDVESTLSVSLSMESTSGLRRKDIYQNDIKNVKMYNVGNAYNLVKLVMLQSNLSVSESEKGDSRWAYVAKDDFDRVLKDGHGDIYGYVNENKNLCRLKLGLNASNQLVIKDIANRSVLVSVVTTAGLNQELYNNWLSGAERVLEQLSEAEFNLKRVRIDFHDALPHHYIDPALPKAMEASLQAVTQDLEMTKEKSNKIAQRIKFMSRYFE